The Candidatus Dependentiae bacterium genome includes the window CAGCTATTAGTATCGGATCAAACTGTACCTATTGCATTTTTAAAAACTTATTCTTTCAAAGGCTCACTGTAGGATTTGAGAGTACAGATCTGACTAATGCCATTTATAAAGATAATTCTTTTTTTCGTTGCGCTGAATCCTTAGCAAATATTGGCGGATCAAACCAACAAATAATAAGGAATGTCAACTCAATAATTTCAGGCATTCCTTCATCAGCTTTCATTCCTGCTGACAGCAAACAGATTTTCTTTTATAATTTCAATGCTCAGAAATTAATTGAAGGATCAAACATTGTAGTGGAAAACTGTGCATCAGATCTCTTTGATGACACAGTAACGCTATCAAGTACTTCAACTAATTGCACCATATGGCACAATGATTTGCGCGGGGACACGCAATCAATGCAGGCATCAGGAGGCACATCAGGAAAACATGAAATAACATCTAACAATATGGTTGGTCATATTGATTTCTCCATGACAGACTGCTTCATTGCATTTAACAACATGAAAGGGTCGCTCATTGATCTTCCACAAGATGCAACATTAGGTAACTACAACTTTGGAGCTTATGTTGCAGGTGGATCAGGTGATGCCAATGCTGTGTCATTCAGCGAAGGAGGATCCTTCCCTTCTCCTGCACCGGAATATTGGAATAACTTGGCAGCATCACATTAACTCAAAGACTTATTTAGTGATGAAATGTTAAAAAAAATTTAACTTTGGATATGAATAATGAAACTAACTCCACATATTTTTCTTTTGATACTTACAGTATGTTTTTCAATAGAAGCTGCCCCTCCCGGAACACGGCTTTGGGATTTAGCAGCACAATCTGGAAATATTATCAACACCACACAAACCAAACTTGAAGCAATAAGCAACCAAGAAATTGATTACTCAAAAACTATAACATTACTCAATGCAGTAGAATCAAAAGCATGCGTTGCACTCACCTTAACTGACATTCTTGATTCTGCCATTGATGTTGCAGGACCTGGCGTCGGACTCATTGATATGCGCCTTGATGATCTAGCAAATGATTTTGATCAAACATGGACCATTCTGGCAGCAATTGAGACGAAATCAGAATCTTTGGAAGATATCTTAATTACAGTCGAAAGCAAGCTCAACACTATAGATGCTGAAATATCTGTAGATTTCACAGAACTATTTACAGCACTGAATGCAGTACTACAAGAATCATGCTCTGCTGATAGCGCTGTTGATACCATAAATAGTAAACTTGAAAATCTATCCATTCAAATCGATTTGAGCGGAACATTTACCATCATCGATGCAATTAACGAAAAAGCATTAACCATCCACAGCATAATTGATACACCTAATTGCTTCCCAATTGAAATTAAAGAGAGCGATATAACCACATCCGGCTTTTCAATTGACGCACCGGGCAATTATATTTTAATTGATCATATAACATACAATCCGGATAGCACCAATACTGCAGCAATTACCATCGCAAGCAATAATGTAAATCTTGACTTGAATGGACACACTATCGATCAAGGTAACTCAGCCGTTGGTACTCATGGCGTTGAAGTCATAACAAATCTTTCAAATATTCAAATACGCAACGGAACCATTCGAGATGTACAAGATGCAGGCATAAGTATTAATAATGGATGCAGTGACTTACTTATTTCTGATGTAATTATTATAGCATCAGCAACAGCTAATGGTATTGATATCGCAAGCAATTGCAAAGAAATTACCATTCAAGAAACATTAATCGGTGAATGCCAAACTGATGGCATCAGCATCGCATCCGGCTGTACTGAAATGCTCATTGCCGAATGTATGTGCAATGAAAATGGTCAAGGTGGAACCGGCAGCGGCATACGTATCACTGATGCACAAGTATGCTTTACAAACTGCATCACAAATAACAATAATGATGATGGTATCAGCATGTCAGGCAACAGTAATTACACACTCAAAGAGTGTAAAGCATTTGCAAATGGTCAACATGGCTTTCTATGCACGAACGTTCAAAACTCAGTATTTTCACAATGTGTTGCAAAAGAGAATGGAACAAACGGCATACATTTAGATAACTGTGAACGCATTGAACTTATTGAAAATATCAGTTCCCGAAATCGTAACAATGGATTGACCCTTACCGGTGGCACAAGACGCTGCTTGATAGAAGGTAATTACTTACTATTCAACGACAATATAAATATAGAAGAAATTGCAGGATCAGGCGGAAACTCAATGCTCAGTAATTTCACACTCAATACAACCGATGAAAAAAATCGCACTCTAGCAACAACAAGCGACAGTTCATTTTCAAGCGAAACACAAGGAGTTGCTTTTGCCGGAACCACGCCATCTCGATGGAATAATATTAGTATGACCTAATAGAAACGGTCAAATATGAATCCGAACACTGTTAATAAAAGGATAATTTCTATGAAACAAAAAGCCTATTTTCTTACACTATTTTTTATAACTTATTCAATCACCATGCTTGCATCTCCTGCCGGGACTCGACTATGGGATATCACAGCAAGCATAGGTCCACAGTTTGTGACTATTGAAAGTAAACTTGAAACAATTTCTGTCAATGAAGTTGATTTTTCAGGTGTATTTACCGCATTAGATGCATTACAAAAAGAAGTGTGCACCGTAGATAGCTTAGTTGATGTTTTCGACACATTAGTCATTGATGCCGGAGCAACTACCGGGGCAATTGACAAAAAACTTGATGATTTAGCTCAAGATTTTGATGAAACATGGACCATTTTAGCAGCTTTAAACCTAAAAGCAAAACAGATCTGTACCTCACTGGAAAATGCTGAATCAAACATTGATAATGCAGACATTACCGTTGCATTAGATTTTTCCGGCATATTTACTGCAATAGAAGCATCACAACAAAAAGCATGCACGATTAACAGCAAAGTTGAAACAATTAATAATCAGCTTGAAAACATTGATATCGATATCAGTGGAGACTTAAGCGGAACCTTTACTCTTATCGATGCCATTGAAGAAAAAGTACAAAGTATCAATGATAGCTTAAGTGTAATTGATGCAGCAGCTAATATCATAGGAATTCCAATATCAGATGCTGACTTACCCCTTAGTATTTCCTCATCCGGATTTTATTATGCAACAGAAGATCTTTCGGGCAATATAGAATTTGATACTTCCGGTGTACGTAATGTTGTTTTAGACCTAAATGGTTTCACTTTAACCGGCAGAATTTTTTCTTCCAGCTCAGGAGGTGTAGAGGGCCTCATAATTCAAAATGGACGTATAAAATACAGTGAGGATGACATCATAATCGACTTCTTTAACCCTTCAGCATTTGCTAATGTCATTATTAGAGACCTACACATAATCAATACCGGAGGCGTTGATACAATCCGTTTAGGAAGTCTCTCCAACGCATTTTTATTTGAAAATGTTATTATTAAAGCAAACTTTAGCGGTATCAACACAAACAATGACACCGTGGGCCAAGAAATGATTGCTCGCAACTGTTTTATAACAGCTACTATTGGGACAGCTTTTGCAACCGCATTACGGCTTGAAAACTGTATAGCAAAAAACAGTGGTCGAGGATTCTTTTTCAGGAACGTCAACGCCTCCAGTGCACAAAACTGTAAAGCAACCAATTGCTCTTCTAGCGATGGCTTTTCTATCAGACAAAGCTCCAATATTGTAAATTGCATTTCAAAACTAAACAGTCCTAACGGATTTAATCTGTCGCGAGCTGCTGCCGGCATAACAAAAACCCTACAAAACAATATCAGTTCGGCAAACAGTTCAGCAGGAATTAATCTCACCTCAAGTGCAAATAGCCCATCAAGCGAACTCGTTAAAGATAATATATGCCTTTTTAATAGCACAAATATTAATCAAACCGGTACGGGAAATGTTTCATTACTTGGTAACTTCACGCTCAATACCACAACAGCCGGCAATCGAACACTCAACAACACAAGCACGACCACCTTTTCAAATCAAGTACAGGGAGTTGATTTTACAACAACGAGCACAATATTGCCAACACGATGGAATAATATCAGTATGACCATTTAAACAACAACTCAAACAGTTAATCACACGCCACAGGCTCTCGAATATGAGAGCCTGTTTTTTTTGCCAAAAATATAAATAAACAGTATCTTTTGAATGATATAGAGAATGCGCAGACATTAGAAAGTGTATATAAGACAACTAATTGAATTTTTACATTTTGTCATCCTCGCGCAGGCGGGGATCCAGGCCACTGTTTTATGCTTTGGCAATGAATCATACTCAGAAATAAGTTATGCACGACGCGCCTATTGAATAATAACTGTAAATTATCTTTGCCTGGATCCCCGCCTGCGCGAGGATGACAAGATATAACATGCCTCTTGCAAAAGGTTTTACCAATGAAAACGAAAGAACTCCGCCACAAATTTTTCGATTTTTTTAAAAAACATGGTCATGAACAGGTTTCAAGTTCATCTTTAATTCCCGCGCAAGATCCAACACTCCTTTTTGCCAATGCAGGAATGAATCAGTTTAAAGACCTCTTTTTGGGCAAAGAAAAACGGAGTTACAATAAAGCAGTTACTATTCAAAAGTGTGTACGAGCAGGTGGCAAGCACAATGATCTTGATAATGTTGGATTCACTAAACGGCATTTAACCTTCTTTGAAATGATGGGGAATTTTTCATTTGGTGATTACTTCAAAAAAGATGCGATCAGATACGCCTGGGAATTTTTAACCAAAGAATTAGATCTACCTATTGAAAAACTTCATGTTTCAGTGTTTGAGACTGATGATGATGCTTATAATATCTGGAAAGATGAAATGGGTGTCGATCCAAAGCATATTCATCGCCTTGGTGCTGCAGATAATTTTTGGCAAATGGGCGATACCGGTCCATGTGGCCCTTGTACTGAAATTTATATTGATCGTGGTCCTGAAAATGGCTGCGGCAATGCTGATTGTGCCCCTGGATGTGATTGCGATAGATTTCTAGAACTTTGGAATTTGGTCTTTATGCAATATGATCGCCAACCAAATGGCACTGATAAAAACTTAACGCAAACCGGCGTTGATACCGGTATGGGATTAGAGCGAGTCGCCGCAGTCCTGCAAGGCAAAGATTCAGTCTATGAAACCGATATTTTCATGCCAATTATCAATCACATATCTAAAGTTACCGGCATTGATTACACCAAACAAACGGGTGAGCTAAAAGCAGCATTTCAAGTTTTAGCAGATCACATTAGAAGTTCATCGTTATTGATTGCCGATGGCTGTGCACCATCCAATGATGGTCGCGGTTATGTGTTACGTAAAATTATTCGCCGTGCAGCATTATTTGCACAAAAATTATCTGATGATCAACAACTATTTCCAAACTTAAGCACAATTGTGATTCAAGAACTTGGTGAGGTATATCCCACATTAAAAACCAAACAAAAACTGATCAAAGAAGTTTTGAAAAGCGAAATAGATAAATTTGCAACAAACTTGGTACGCGGCAAACAAATCTTGCAAAAGTATATGGATGAACATCAAGACAGCAAACTGATTTCAGGCGAGCAAGCATTCAAAATGTATGACACCTATGGGTTTCCTACCGAGCTAACCGAACTGATTGCAAACGAGCATGATTTTACGGTCGACATGGAAGAATTTGCAACTCACATGGCACAACAAAAAGCACAATCAGGCAAAAAAACAACTGATCCTTTTGCGCATATTAAAAATTTAGATGAACATATTTCATCTGAATTTACCGGTTATAATGAACTTGAAACAACATCCAACATAATTGCTCTTGTCCATGATTTTGAATCGGTTGAACATGTTGCTGCAGGAAACACGGCGTTTGTTATTGCCAAAAAATCCCCCTTCTTTATTGTCGGTGGAGGCCAAGTTCCTGACAATGGCTGGCTCACTATTGGTGATAAAAAAATACCTATTAAATCAGTGCGGTATATCAAAAAAGGTATTGCAGCTGAAATTGAAACGCCAGTTGATATCAAAGTTGGTGATGCAGTTATTTCAACCGTGCATGAAAAAAAACGCATCGATGCAATGAAAAACCATACTGCAACGCACTTATTGCAAGCAGCGCTTATGCAACTTTTTGGCAATCAAATTAAACAATCCGGTTCATTGGTTCATCCTGACTATTTACGATTTGATTTTACCTACCATACCACATTAACTGAAGCTCAAATTAAAAAAGTTGAAGATATAGTCAATGAAAAAATTAGAGCAAATATTCCTGTTGATATTACACAAATGACCTATCGTGATGCAATTAAAATGGGCGCATTAGCATTCTTTGGTGATAAATATAATCCTGAAAATGTACGTGTCGTTAATGTTCCTGATTTTTCAGTTGAACTGTGCGGCGGAACCCATGTGCCTCGCACCGGTGACATTGGCACCTTTAAGATTACCCAAGAGATAGCACTTGCAGCCGGCCATAGACGCATTTTTGCAATAACCGGACCGAAAGCAATAAATTTATATCAAGAAACATTCAATACGGTCAAAAACTTAAGCCAACTGTTTAAAGTTAAACATGAACAAGTATTGCAAACCGTTGAAAAACTGAATACACAACACAAAGAGTTGCAAAAAGAGCTGAAAAAAACACAACAACAATTATTGCAAACACAAATGTCATCGCTCATTGATCAAATAGAAATGATCAATAATGTACCATTCTTATTTACTATCTTCAAAGATATGCCAATAGATACACTCAAAGAAAGCATGCTGCAATTGGCAAACAAAAAATCCGGATTTTATTTTTTTGGCAGTGAAGGCACTGATCGAGTAACTTTTGTTGCAACGATGAGCGATGAACTTGCTGATCACCTTGATATTAAGAAATTCAGTACATGGCTCAAAAAAAATGCCAACTTGCGTGGTGGCGGAAGCAAGAATATCTTGCAAGGTGGAGGCGCCACATTTGATGCAAACTTAAAGAAAAATATCATACAATGGATTATAGATAATAATTAAAAACTTGGGCAGATGCATTTAAATCTTAATTTAAAAGACATTTTTTCCTACTTAAACGAGAAATGAGCAACGAAATATAACTTTTTTTTAATATCAACACGTTCTCTCTATTTTTGTTGAAATTTTTTTTAAATTTTGCCACAGTGTAAAAAAAGCTAAAAAAAAAGAGAGAGTAAAAATGATGAAACAAACTAAATTAATAACAGGTGCACTGTGCTTGTTACCTATCTATATATCTGCAACATCGCCCCAACCGGGCAAGCGCATGTGGGATATTGCAGCAGAAAATGAAATTATTTTCAACACTATCGAAAGTAAAGTATGTGTATTAGCCGATACAGATCTGAACACCGTTTTTACAGTAATTGAAGAACTTAATCAAAAAACAAGCGTTAATGATAGCAACGTTGATACGCTCGATTCATTAGTTGATAGTATAAATGAAGTACGTACCGACTTTGAACAGGCACTCTCTAACGTGTGTTTGCTTGAGTCTGAAATACAGTCGGCCGCTGATAATGTGATTGATGCCAACGATGCAATTGGCCAGGTTATCACCGATGCAGATGTCGGCCTGACCGGCACAACCATTGGATTACCAGGCAAATATATTTTATGCGAAGAGATTGATACCTCAGCAGCTGTTGCAATAACCATCGCATCAGATGATGTTGAACTTAATTTTAATGGCTTTGCCATCAGAAATGCGGCAATTGCAATAGGCATAAATTCTGGATTTTCTAATATAACCGTTAAAAATGGCTTTGTTGTTGATACCACCGGAAACAGCATTGATGTTGACACCGCATCATCTGTAACCTTTGAAAATATTTGGATAGATAACAGTTCATCAAATGGTTTTAATATTGACACCTGCTCAAATGTTACCATTAGAAGTTGTCTAGCAGCCAGGTGTATTACGAATCAAGTAAATATTTCCTCATCAGATAATATTCTCATCCAAAAATGTTTATTTGGTGATCGAGCAGCTTCTGGTACGGCAGCAGGTATTGCTTGCTCAAGCTCATCTCGTATTACCATACAAAAATGTAACATGAGCAATAATCTTGGCCGGGGAATAGAATTCAGCAACTGCGACACATTTGAAATATTCAATTGCATGTGCTCAGCTAACTCCCTCGAAGGTATAAGGCTAACTACTTGCAGCAATGGACTGCTTAGAGAAAACTTTTGCATTGACAATGATACTCAAGGCATTCATTTGCTCACAAATGGCACGCAAATAAAACTGATAGGCAACATTTGCAGTGGCAGCGTATCCTTATCAGAAGGAATTAGACTTAATGAGGTAACCAACTGTTATGTGTTTGAAAATATTGCGTTAGGCAACAGCAATACCAATATTAACGAGTCTGCTGGGGGCCCGAATACGTTTTTATCAAATTGGGCACTCGGCAACTCGTCTTCAAGCAATTATATTTCAACCACTTCAACTATAAATAGGGTTACTATAAATCAAGGCATTAGCTCTTCTTCGCAACCCACCAAGTGGCAAAATATCGATATGAGATTTTAGTTAGAAAAAATAATTTCACTTCCGGCCTTATAGAAACTTAGGCCGGATAATCGGGATGATAAAAATGAAGTACACGAAAATAAGTTTAATGCTTAGTCTTGTTGGCTTAACCATGATTGCCACCACGCCGACATCCGGCGAACGCATTTGGAACATTCTTGCTCAAACTGAAGATATCGCCATCACAACAGATAGCAAATTTGATACCATTACATTAGATTTTACCGGCGTATTTACCGCCTTGCAAGAGATTGACAATCGAGTCACCCAAGATGTTTCTAAACTTGATGAAATTTCTATCGCGACATTCGATCCATTCATCTTTACAACAGCGATGTTATCAAAGTTGGAAATAACACAAAGCCTCATTGCCCCAATTGAAAGTTCAATTGATAGTTTAGATGATTGTATTGGAACCGCAATCACTCAAGAGAATGTTGGTACCACCGGTTTTTCAATCACAACACCCGGCAGATACTTTTTGGCGGAAAACATCACCTTTAGCCCCGCATCAGATATTCCCGTGATCGATATCGACGCAGATGAAGTGTTCTTTGATCTAGGTGGGTTCACCATCACGCAAGGCAATACGCAACTAGGCGCTATAGGGATTGTAGTACAGAGCCCGCATAGAAATATTGTTATCACAAATGGCACCATACGCAATATGCTTGGCGGCGGCATTCTCACGAATAGTGGTGATGTTTCAAACCTTATTCTACGTAATCTGACGATACTGAACGCCGGTATTGGCCCAGGAGCATCGGGTAATTCAGCCGATGGCATTGAGTGCCTAGCCGGCACTAATCTTATCGTTGACAATATTATTTGTGATACCTGCCAAGATGAAGGCTTGGATCTAACTACAAGGGATAATGGAATAGTTATGGATAGTAGTTTTAGCAACTGCCGAGGGACAACAGGAGGAGGCTTACAAGTTGATGACGGTGCTCAGCATATACTTATAACAGATTGCATAGCGATAGCCAACAAGGGGAGTGGCTTTGCCCGTAGTGGCCCCGGTAATAATCCGAGCAATGTATATTTAAACTGCCAAGCACTCACAAACGACATTACAGGTTTTGATGTTAGTGCCTGTCCCCGTGCAGTTATACTGCATTCAGTGGCGAATGGAAATGGAGATGATGGCATACTATCTAACAGCTCCGATCAAGTTATTACGAAAAACTTATGCATCGGCAATGGAAGAAATGGCATAAGAATCACAGGAAATAACGATAATAAATTCATTTTTCGCAATACATTGATTGAAAATGGTGCTGACAATATTGATGAAACTAATGCAGGTGCAGATAATAGTTACTTGGGCAACTATGCATTTAGTTCAACTGGCGCTAATTATACTACTGCGGGCGGCTCCGTCATAAATAGCACCGCAGTAACCACCTCTTCTGCATTTTCAACGCAACCGGCATTTTGGCGCAATATTGATGCATCGCCATAATTTTTTATTTTTTTAATACTACCGACTCAGTTTTAAGGATTGATTATTATGAAGCAAAAACATTTATTATTAAGTGGTACACTGTTTTTTTACGGATTAGCTTTAGCAGTTTCTCCCGCATCTCCAGGAGACCGTGCTTGGGATATTGCAGCAAATGTCGAAGTTTTAGCCTGCACTATTGAAAGTAAAGTATGCGCACTGGATTTTGAAGATTTTTCTGAAACTTTTACTATAATTGATGACATTATCAAAAAAGAATGTTCGATGTCATCACAAATTGATGTTATTCAAAGTGAACTTGAAAATTTTACCTTTGATTTTGATGGTACCTACACAGCAATTGAAGAAGTTCTTCTTCTTGCATGCACCATAAGTTCAGAGCTGGATGCATCACTCTCACTAATTGAGGTCATACAGGAAGCATTTGGTTTTCCTATTACCAATGAACTGGTGGGCACTTCAGGATTCACCATCACCGAAGGTGGGGAATACTACTTAGCTGAAGATATTGTATTTAATCCAAGTTCTACCGATCTGGCAGCAATAACCATTGATGCTGATAACACATTCATCGATTTTAAATTAAAAACACTCTCAACTGATGGCACAAGTGGCACTGTTGGAGTAGAACTGCTAGGTACACATACCAATGTTCAAATAAGCAATGGGGTAATCACAAATACTGATGCACAAGCAATTTTAATTAATGAACTTTCTGCCGACGTAGTAGTAGACAATATGCTTATCAACGATGTTGCAAATGAATCAGGTATTGAAGTAGTAAGCACAGGTACCGATATTTTCTTTACCAATGTTATCGTTACCAATTGTAATGAACACGGTATTTTAACAAATGCATCTTCAAGTATGGTGTTGCGAAATTGCGTGTGTAGTGATAATGGTAACGGCATTGGAAATGGTATGTTATTCACCGACTGCTCGGAGATTACCTTGCATAACTGTATCGCAAGTAATAATACTGATAATGGCTTAGAATTTTCAAGCAGTACAACATCGGAAAATATTACGCTTTTTGAATGCACCACTTGGGATAATGATGGGTATGGCATTTTATTTTCCCATATTTCCAATTCACTTATCAGTGGTGTATTTAGCAAAGGCAACACGCTGGATGGTATACACCTTGAAGATGCACTGCGTATCTCTATCACCAACAACTGTTGCGAAAACAATGGACGTGATAATATTCGTTTGGCAACAGAATCAACCGGTACACAAAATTGTTATATCGGCCAAAATTCGTTGGTGCTCACTTCAAGTGTTAACCTGCGCGAAGAATCTGGTAGTTCTCAAAATGGTGTTTTTGGTAACTATGCATTAGCAACTTCTACTGATAAAAATTATGTTTCCATCGGTGGAGGCAGTTTTTTTAATCAAGCCACCGTTAATCAAAGCGGATCATTTCCAGCAACCGAACCAACTTTTTGGAACAATATTAACATGATAACTTAGAACGTATTATCATAGTATTTAAAAAAAGGCTTTTAATGCAACGCATAAAACTAAGTCTCCTGCTAAG containing:
- a CDS encoding right-handed parallel beta-helix repeat-containing protein translates to MKLTPHIFLLILTVCFSIEAAPPGTRLWDLAAQSGNIINTTQTKLEAISNQEIDYSKTITLLNAVESKACVALTLTDILDSAIDVAGPGVGLIDMRLDDLANDFDQTWTILAAIETKSESLEDILITVESKLNTIDAEISVDFTELFTALNAVLQESCSADSAVDTINSKLENLSIQIDLSGTFTIIDAINEKALTIHSIIDTPNCFPIEIKESDITTSGFSIDAPGNYILIDHITYNPDSTNTAAITIASNNVNLDLNGHTIDQGNSAVGTHGVEVITNLSNIQIRNGTIRDVQDAGISINNGCSDLLISDVIIIASATANGIDIASNCKEITIQETLIGECQTDGISIASGCTEMLIAECMCNENGQGGTGSGIRITDAQVCFTNCITNNNNDDGISMSGNSNYTLKECKAFANGQHGFLCTNVQNSVFSQCVAKENGTNGIHLDNCERIELIENISSRNRNNGLTLTGGTRRCLIEGNYLLFNDNINIEEIAGSGGNSMLSNFTLNTTDEKNRTLATTSDSSFSSETQGVAFAGTTPSRWNNISMT
- a CDS encoding right-handed parallel beta-helix repeat-containing protein — protein: MKQKAYFLTLFFITYSITMLASPAGTRLWDITASIGPQFVTIESKLETISVNEVDFSGVFTALDALQKEVCTVDSLVDVFDTLVIDAGATTGAIDKKLDDLAQDFDETWTILAALNLKAKQICTSLENAESNIDNADITVALDFSGIFTAIEASQQKACTINSKVETINNQLENIDIDISGDLSGTFTLIDAIEEKVQSINDSLSVIDAAANIIGIPISDADLPLSISSSGFYYATEDLSGNIEFDTSGVRNVVLDLNGFTLTGRIFSSSSGGVEGLIIQNGRIKYSEDDIIIDFFNPSAFANVIIRDLHIINTGGVDTIRLGSLSNAFLFENVIIKANFSGINTNNDTVGQEMIARNCFITATIGTAFATALRLENCIAKNSGRGFFFRNVNASSAQNCKATNCSSSDGFSIRQSSNIVNCISKLNSPNGFNLSRAAAGITKTLQNNISSANSSAGINLTSSANSPSSELVKDNICLFNSTNINQTGTGNVSLLGNFTLNTTTAGNRTLNNTSTTTFSNQVQGVDFTTTSTILPTRWNNISMTI
- the alaS gene encoding alanine--tRNA ligase, giving the protein MKTKELRHKFFDFFKKHGHEQVSSSSLIPAQDPTLLFANAGMNQFKDLFLGKEKRSYNKAVTIQKCVRAGGKHNDLDNVGFTKRHLTFFEMMGNFSFGDYFKKDAIRYAWEFLTKELDLPIEKLHVSVFETDDDAYNIWKDEMGVDPKHIHRLGAADNFWQMGDTGPCGPCTEIYIDRGPENGCGNADCAPGCDCDRFLELWNLVFMQYDRQPNGTDKNLTQTGVDTGMGLERVAAVLQGKDSVYETDIFMPIINHISKVTGIDYTKQTGELKAAFQVLADHIRSSSLLIADGCAPSNDGRGYVLRKIIRRAALFAQKLSDDQQLFPNLSTIVIQELGEVYPTLKTKQKLIKEVLKSEIDKFATNLVRGKQILQKYMDEHQDSKLISGEQAFKMYDTYGFPTELTELIANEHDFTVDMEEFATHMAQQKAQSGKKTTDPFAHIKNLDEHISSEFTGYNELETTSNIIALVHDFESVEHVAAGNTAFVIAKKSPFFIVGGGQVPDNGWLTIGDKKIPIKSVRYIKKGIAAEIETPVDIKVGDAVISTVHEKKRIDAMKNHTATHLLQAALMQLFGNQIKQSGSLVHPDYLRFDFTYHTTLTEAQIKKVEDIVNEKIRANIPVDITQMTYRDAIKMGALAFFGDKYNPENVRVVNVPDFSVELCGGTHVPRTGDIGTFKITQEIALAAGHRRIFAITGPKAINLYQETFNTVKNLSQLFKVKHEQVLQTVEKLNTQHKELQKELKKTQQQLLQTQMSSLIDQIEMINNVPFLFTIFKDMPIDTLKESMLQLANKKSGFYFFGSEGTDRVTFVATMSDELADHLDIKKFSTWLKKNANLRGGGSKNILQGGGATFDANLKKNIIQWIIDNN
- a CDS encoding right-handed parallel beta-helix repeat-containing protein, with translation MMKQTKLITGALCLLPIYISATSPQPGKRMWDIAAENEIIFNTIESKVCVLADTDLNTVFTVIEELNQKTSVNDSNVDTLDSLVDSINEVRTDFEQALSNVCLLESEIQSAADNVIDANDAIGQVITDADVGLTGTTIGLPGKYILCEEIDTSAAVAITIASDDVELNFNGFAIRNAAIAIGINSGFSNITVKNGFVVDTTGNSIDVDTASSVTFENIWIDNSSSNGFNIDTCSNVTIRSCLAARCITNQVNISSSDNILIQKCLFGDRAASGTAAGIACSSSSRITIQKCNMSNNLGRGIEFSNCDTFEIFNCMCSANSLEGIRLTTCSNGLLRENFCIDNDTQGIHLLTNGTQIKLIGNICSGSVSLSEGIRLNEVTNCYVFENIALGNSNTNINESAGGPNTFLSNWALGNSSSSNYISTTSTINRVTINQGISSSSQPTKWQNIDMRF
- a CDS encoding right-handed parallel beta-helix repeat-containing protein, with product MKYTKISLMLSLVGLTMIATTPTSGERIWNILAQTEDIAITTDSKFDTITLDFTGVFTALQEIDNRVTQDVSKLDEISIATFDPFIFTTAMLSKLEITQSLIAPIESSIDSLDDCIGTAITQENVGTTGFSITTPGRYFLAENITFSPASDIPVIDIDADEVFFDLGGFTITQGNTQLGAIGIVVQSPHRNIVITNGTIRNMLGGGILTNSGDVSNLILRNLTILNAGIGPGASGNSADGIECLAGTNLIVDNIICDTCQDEGLDLTTRDNGIVMDSSFSNCRGTTGGGLQVDDGAQHILITDCIAIANKGSGFARSGPGNNPSNVYLNCQALTNDITGFDVSACPRAVILHSVANGNGDDGILSNSSDQVITKNLCIGNGRNGIRITGNNDNKFIFRNTLIENGADNIDETNAGADNSYLGNYAFSSTGANYTTAGGSVINSTAVTTSSAFSTQPAFWRNIDASP
- a CDS encoding right-handed parallel beta-helix repeat-containing protein gives rise to the protein MKQKHLLLSGTLFFYGLALAVSPASPGDRAWDIAANVEVLACTIESKVCALDFEDFSETFTIIDDIIKKECSMSSQIDVIQSELENFTFDFDGTYTAIEEVLLLACTISSELDASLSLIEVIQEAFGFPITNELVGTSGFTITEGGEYYLAEDIVFNPSSTDLAAITIDADNTFIDFKLKTLSTDGTSGTVGVELLGTHTNVQISNGVITNTDAQAILINELSADVVVDNMLINDVANESGIEVVSTGTDIFFTNVIVTNCNEHGILTNASSSMVLRNCVCSDNGNGIGNGMLFTDCSEITLHNCIASNNTDNGLEFSSSTTSENITLFECTTWDNDGYGILFSHISNSLISGVFSKGNTLDGIHLEDALRISITNNCCENNGRDNIRLATESTGTQNCYIGQNSLVLTSSVNLREESGSSQNGVFGNYALATSTDKNYVSIGGGSFFNQATVNQSGSFPATEPTFWNNINMIT